The DNA region CTAGATGAGTATATTGAAAGAGTCTAGGTGTGTTGTGTACCATGTTGGCTGGTCCCTGTCTTGGTTGATCTCTGATGTGGTCACAACCCTGTAAGGGGAGCGAGGCCACATATGGGCTAGTCATTCAGGCAGAGGTCTTTTGCATAAACCAGTTATTAATTGTATCCATTTTGCTTATTTTAGGTACAGTTAAAGAATCTGGTGCGAAACACAAGGGACTGATTGAAATACCCAGCctttctgaagaaaatgaagtcaaTGACACTGAGGTATCTGCTGGTGCTCTCCTGTTCTCTGGTTAAGCTTTAGCTATAGGTATTGGGCATTTGCAAACTCCTCATTAGATTGTTTGGTTCTGCTGTGGTAGTTGTGAGTTGTGGGTATATGAGAGGTAGAGCAGAGGTGTGGGAAAAGAGGTGAAGTCCTAGGAAGCTTCAGACTTCCAGGACCAAGTAATGGTACCTGGGCAGGGGAGTGACAGCAGTAAGCCTAGCTCTCACCTGTACAGTTACGTTAGTTCAGCTATGCTTTCAGGTTAAACGTGACCAGTCATGTGCTGGGAAGTGCTTGGGCCATGTGCATGGCTTACTGAATTAGACTGTTTTCCCCTTAATGGGGACAGTTCTCTGCCTTTAGCTGTACTTCTTGGATTCATCTCATCACTTCTTTTTTAATGAACCTGTTGCTTTCAACTAGCTGGCTTTCCTAGTTCCTCTAAGAGGAGTCTGCTTATTCCTGTGCCTGCCTTGCCTCTTCGAATTGCCTCTGGGGTTCAGGATCATTGTACAGCATCTGTAATTTCCAAATCTAGACACTCTGGCCAAAGTCTAACATAGAGTGAGCAGCATTTTTCAGGTCTTGTCTTTATTGAAGGTCACAGAAGCCATGTCTCATACCTTCAGACTTAGCTTACTATACTCTGGTGCACTGTTCCCTACAGAGCTCATCAGCAGTGCAGCTTTCTGGTGGCATATTAAACAGATCTAAAGTATGCTGCAGTAGAATCTAGCAGAGCAGATGCCAGACTTCAGTGCAGCCCAGCCTAGCCCAGAATTACTGGGATCTGTAATAGTTTGAGAGTAGCAACTTTTTCAGAACAGCAGACCACTTGATACatccctgtctcttcctttctgttgctctcatcaatttttttccctctccctcagcTGATTTTCCTCTACTAAGAGTATATGTCAAGTCCAGGTTATATGGGAACTTCCTGGTTAGTAGCTTCAGGTTTGTAGACCAGCATTATTCAGTATAAATGCCACACAGTACAATTTAAACTTCTCTAGTATCCACATTAAAAaccagataatttaaaaaaaaaaagtttaatccAGGAGAGTAAATAAGAATTTAGCATGCAGTTAACAAATAATTGATGAGgtactttacttttttttggtATTTAGTCTTTGGAGTCTTATGTGTTTATAGCATAGTTCAGATCATGTACCTCATAAATGCTTAGCCACAGGTGGATACTGGCTGTCATACCAGACCATCTCTAGATAAAGCCACAAGCAATTTAACTCCTGTGCTTACATACACAACTTCAAAGGTAAATGAAAATGGTTCATCTTATATTCCATCCATTCACAACGTGGCTGCCAGCACTGGCCTCAGACTTTCTAGGTCTTAGATCCTCTGCAGCTGTGAAGAAGCCTATGTCTCTGAACCACTCCCTCCTTCTGCAATCCACAGTTGAGTTATCAATAGGAACCAGTTTTttcttaggtttttatttttctgatttgcAGGTGAACGTGagtaaaaagaaaggagatggggaaaTACTGAAGGATCTTATGAGAACGACAGGCACCGCCAAGGTCAGGGAGGCCCTTGGAGAGTACCTGAAGGCACTCAAGACGGGTAAAGAAGGCATCCCTTGTGAACCACAGGGTCCCTTGCTATTTACCCAAATTACGCTCTACACAAGGGCTGGATTCCCAAGTCAGGCTCCTGAAATATCTTTAACTGCAGAATAAGTTATAGTCTGGGTGTTAAAAGCTAGTTGTGGGTAAGACAATAATTATTGATCACATGGACCAGTTTGCCAGCTGTCAGTAGTTTCCTAAgctgtgcatggtggcacacttaTAGTCCCAGCTCTTCGGAAACTAAGATAGGAAGACTATTGCTagtctgggttacatagtaagaccttgttcaaaacaacaacaaaccccataTACCCCAACCCTTGGATTGGAATAGTTTTTGTGTAATTACTTGTTTAATGTCTGTCTTCCCTGCTAGACTATATGCTCCATGAGGGCATGGAAGGTGTCTGTCTTGTTCACTGCTGTATCTCCAGCATCTAGCACAATGcctgacacatagtaggtgcttaaCAAATCTTTGCCGAGTGAATGAATGTATGGATGAAAGGTATTGATAACACCTAGATAATCCCTATACTGTATGGAAGTGATTATGAAAAACTAttgtcagccgggcagtggtggtacacgcctttaatcNNNNNNNNNNAGAAAAGCTATTGTCATTTTCCCAAATTTGAGGTGACAGCTGGGTAGAGTGGCCAACAGGGCTTTTTCTGCAACTCATCCTTAAAGCTTGAGTGTCCAGGTATTGGCATACACAGGCTTGGGGCCAGCACTCTTTCTGTGAAGACTTAGTGAGAGTAAGCTTTGTGATAGGGGAAGCAGAGTTCTGACAGGAGGTAAGGACCGTAAGCTATTAGTAGTTAATCATGTACAGCCTAGCTATTTAGAAAAGGACTGGTGGAAAATTTGCATTTTAGAGAACTGTGGTAAAGCAAGGCTTTGGAACAGGAATAAAAGGCCTTTGTTAATAATAAGTCAGCAATATATATAAAAACAGTTATTTTCAAGGcctcaaaatgtttttataaatgccAGTTTAGATAAAAGAAAGTATGTTAATAACTTTGTTTCCTTACAGAATTTACAACAGGAATGATTTTACCAACAAAAGCTGTAGCAACCCAGGAACTGACTCTTCAGAGGAAACTGACTGAAAACACGTTGCAGGTATGCGCCTGTGTGGCCGCACTGAGGGAGGACATCCTTAATGAGTTTCCCCACAGCCTTTTGGGTTGTAGGTAAGGAAATGGTGTTGATCTACACATTTCCCCTTAAGATGTTGATGTCTTTTTTAACATGATTCTGATTACCTCTATCCAGTTCTTGATGGATGAGAGCATAACTGGGCCTTGTAGAAATACCAGCATTTTATCAAAACTATTAAGTCATGGATTAAGAGACTAGCCTTAGATTCATGGTGATCCTCCTTCAGATGTCTGATTGCTAGTAGAATGAAGCCGTCATAACCAGCAAAAGCTGGTGACTTTGAAGGTCATATATTGTGATGAAAGAATGTTCTACTTTGATCTTGGCATTAGGAGAGAGTCTGTCTTTTTAGAATTGGGGAATGGGATTGAATGCATGCAGTTACCACCCTTACTTAGGTTTAGTAATCTTTCATCCTGTGATCATGTTCTGGGTCCCTATGAATAGGTCAAAGGTATTTAGCTATAGCCTAGGAATGGAATAGAGGTAGACTGCTCGTAGGAACAAGCATTGGTGAGCAGAGGCCTTCCATGCTGTTCTCCTGTCATTCTCTTTGGGTCTGTTCATCGTCTTGAATGTCTTTTTAATCTGAGATGCAGGCTTCTCCAGTGGCACTGGGTGTGAGGATTCCCACAGTAGCTTTGCACTTGACAGAGCTGTTTGACACGACAGTAGAACAGCTATACAGTATCTTCACTGTAAAAGAAGTAAGTAACATCTTAAACTACTTTACCAAATGTGGTTTGAGGATACTCCACAAAGAACAGAGGCAGTTTTTGATGAAAGCAAGAATACTGGTGATGAAAATCCAGGGATACCTTCTGACCATGATGATTGGACTGTATCAGCAGCTGGGGGATATATAGCTTTCCCTCTATAAAGAAGGAAGCTTTGTGTTTTACTTCGTGTTAGCAAAAGCTATTATgtccaacaaaattaaaacaaagctcAACTACATCATTGGCGAAATTCTCATCTGCCATGTAAGATCCTGATGCGGTCCTCACCACATGCAGAGGGTGGCAGCATATGTTGCAAtaatgtgtctgttttgtttggcTAGTTGGTGCAAAAATTCTCCAAATCTCCCGCTGCATTAGAAGCTGAAAAGGGAGGGAAGTTCCAAATGTTTGACGGGAACATCACTGGAGAATATGTGGAACTGGTAAGCAGCTACAAGGTTACATGGTGAGCTGGGGTAATGTTCCTTTCACTCATGTTATTCTTAACATGAGCAATTTCAAATGCTTTAATAAAGTTCcttgaagaacaaaagaaaatgttccatACTGTGTACTCTGTCCATGGTATTATTGCTGCCAAGGATACTGGAGAGCATTGACATGTAAGTTGGCAGACAGGATTACAATGCTGTTTATTGGTTCCAGTACAGAGTTTAGCTTGAAAACGGACTGTGCACTTTCAATGTTTTCAGTGGAATGTCTCCTTTGTTCTCCAGGTAACAAATAGGAAAATCATCATGAAATGGAGATGTAGGAACTGGCCAGAAGGTATGTCCTATGCAGTTATATATAAAAGCCAACTGATGCTGTCCCATACACAGTTTCTTCTTCCTGATGTCATAATAAAGCTCCTGGTTTTTTCCCCAGAACACTATGCAACAGTTGAACTGAATTTTGTGCCTGCTCCAGGGCAAACGGAATTACAATTGGACTGTAAGGGAGTTCCTGTCTGTAAAGAGGAGAATACGAAATTCTGTTGGCAGAAGCAGTACTTCGAAGAAATAAAAGGTTTACTTCAGCTTACCACCCAGAATGCTTGAATTAGTTAGGTTTTATAAGGACATCCTTTTTAAAGCAAAAACTCATCCTGTTTACTtaccttttttcttccttaaaagtaCCTTTCCCTCAAGGcccttaatttattttgtattggaTGAAAATCATGAAACAACACAATCTAAAAGCattgtttgaaatattttagaCTCTGCATTGAGTGAAATCAGGTGTCATATCTCACCTTCCATGGGTGTTCCTCTGGGAAAAGTAGGTGAGGCTGAGCTCCCCAAGCTAAGTCTGATCATAGGATGCTACTTGATTGCTACAGTTGACTTAAGGTTAAGACAAATAAACGGCATGTTATACTATTCCTTTATTCTAAGCCAGTTTCCAAAGTGTGTAGTTCATCAGTGTTGCAGTGAGGGCTAGGTGGCTGCATTCTGTGACACTTCTCTGGCTCTCCTTGCTGTCTTCCAAACAGTCAGACACTTCGGGATTAGAGAGGGATGAGACATCTGCATGGTAAATTAACTATTTTGGACTGAAGAGGACTTCTTAAATAGCAAAATGGCCACGTGGTTCCCCTTCAGTCTCCTTACTGCTCTCctttgaagaaactgaaacaacTTATGTAACAAAGAAAAGTTATCACAGTCAGTTTATAAGTACACAACATCAGTCAtgtcaatgaaaataaaacaattatttttacatCAAGTGTGCTTTATTTCCTCCACAGGTATTCTGTTAAATAAAGCACCATTTATATACTGCCAGGCCACAGCTAAAGAGGATTCTTTACAGAATCAAATTTCTTGTGGTTGTTCCGTATACAAGTAAACTTAATTTTGATAATAAGAACCACAGCGATCAGAGGCAATCTGCCTCTCTTATTTTAAGGTACAAAACTGGCACAGAGGACACCATATTATACACAGTAAAAATGCTGTAAGTTTAAATTACATCGTACAGGGTCAGAGCCCTGCTTCTCCCAGAAAGCCATATTAAATGAAAGCCACTACAGTGAACTCTTAATTACATAAAACATCCATTATCTGATTGCCCTTTAGAAAGTATACAGAAGATGCACATTTTTTCATCTGGAATTCTGCCTGACCAAGAATTGAAGCCTATAAATCTATCTTGCCATTCAAGCAGAGAGCACTGGACAAACTGAAGCACAAAACAAAGGAGCGAACTTGACAAACGGCATAGGGGAGGGCACGTGAGAGTAGACATGCCACGTCTAATGTCAAGAAGCAGCTTGGTTTCCTTTGCCAGATATCCTTGTGACCACATGGATTGTTGATTCAATGGTCCTACACAGGGTATCTAAAATGTCGTGTTGCTGCATATGACTAATGAGGCCTCTGGAATGGCCACAACTGAGGGACACAGCAGCTTCAGGGTCCTGGGAGGACAAAGCTTGACCATCACAGCTTCTCAGATCAGCTAAGTCAGACAGAACTGCAGAGATGGATGTAGAAGGGAATTCGGATTCATCTTCAGCTAGTGTAGTATCCTTGGAACAGTGGTCTTTAAACTCTTTACAGTCATCAAACCTGCCATTGTTAGACTGTTCCTCTGTATGCTGGGACCGGATATGTGACCCATCTTCTGAAAATGAAGATGGGCCTTCCATTCGGTACTCTTTGACAGAGCCATTTTCAGGGGACGGAAGATCTTGCTCTGTCCCTGGATCAATAATTGATGAGTCTCTTGTCTCATTGTCTGAGGTGCTAGTGGGGGTCAGGACCTCCCtggtatctgtttttatgtcaccAATGCAGCTGTCTACAGTGTGCTCTTCGTCACTGCTCACTCGCCTTCTTTTAACAGGAGTTGCCCCTTCATCATCTGTGGGgggaaaaatacattaaaacaacCTTCAAAAGTGGGCATTTAAATCCTATTGGGGGCGATTATGAGAGAAGACAATTTTGTTGTTAGCTTTTTTTTGGTAGTCTGGAGGTCAACATTAAGGACTTGCACTACTAGGCAAGAGCAATCAGCCACACCTCCAGCTTGTCTTCAACCTCCCAGCCACGCCTCAGCCCCAAACCCAGCAAGACTTAGTTGACACAGCTAacctttagtttttctttctttggcttcttGCTCTTGGAGTGAGTTTCTCTGCTGCAGACAAGTCCTACACTTGTTTAAAAGCTCTTGCAGAGTTGGGATCAGAGCTGGGTTTAATTGTTTGGGAGTGTGTACTGACAGGAGCAAAGCAAGTGCCCTCAGGTCCTACAAAAACCCAGATAGGAACAGTTCAAATCCTGAAGGCAACATCTGGACAAAACTTCACAGTGAAATGAAGATGTTTATTTCCCAGGAATCTATTCTGGCTTCTCTGGTAATGTGGATTAATGCTAAAACCAGCATTAAGACATAGTGTTTCATCAGTTGAGTGATTCAACTGGCTCAAACATCTTGTTAGTTAGGAGGCTGCTGCTGAACAACAGTTGGTATGTTTCCAGCATTATTATGTGCCTATGCAAGTAGGCCAGAGTAAAGACTCAAATAAGAAACCACATAATGCAGCTTAGACTTAAATAGTAATTTCAAAATCGAACCTCCCTTGGTACATCACAAATGTGGGTTTTATTTCATTCAGTTTCAATGGATGTCTTGGTAAGAAACTCCCTGCCTAGCTTGGTTTGACTGTTGTTAGCCAGTTCCGGCCTGTAAGCATCTTGTACTGAATGAAAGTTGGTGTGTTTCTAGGATGTTCCAATCTACAGCTGAGTGAACGAATGTAAATCAACACTCTCTAGTTTTAACTGCCTTTATACGCGTAAGTGTGACTGCTTTGATTACTTAGCCACAGAAAACAATACAATAATcacaagtttaaaatatatattctgtttTTTATAGACTCAGATCTCTAGCCCTGGTAGGCTTAAACTTGTGTACCAAGCTAGTCTCAAATTgccactgatcttcctgcctctgcctctcaagtgctaggattacaagtgtatgccaccatcTCAGGTCTTATTGGTCTCATAACCCTTAACATATTGGATGTCACTCAGTTCTCAATACTGGAAAGTGTATGCTGTAAGTGTGAACACTTAATTAAAACAGTGCTTCTCATCATGCATGATCCTTAAAATAGTAACTTAAACTCATGACAACAAAGTTACACAATGGCAAACTAAGAGCTGAATTAGGGTGAGTTTTGAGCTTTTTGGCACAGTTCTTACCCCATTTAAAGAAGCActtgcttttgaaatttcaaCTCGGTTGGTGAAATCAGATTGTAGGTTTTGATACTGATTTATCAGGTTTGTGATAAGGGTACTGATCAAACTGGCACAGTTTGCTTCTGAGAACACTTGACTTTGAACCTGGAAAAGAACTCATGTCCATGAGTGTGTACATGAACACGACAAATCCTAAAACTCAAAACCAGAATAATAAGCACACACAATTAAGGAGAAACATTTCAGAAGAGCTACATACATACCTTTAGAAGGAAATGTGTCATGAATGTGTAGACGATATTGttgtttagaaaagttctttcATCCATTAGGATACATTTAATGTACTCTGCAAAAACAGGATCTTCACACAGAAGCTTGATGCAGTTTTTCGACATAGCCGACTAAGGCAGGGGAGAAGAAGCACTTCGGTTAGGAGTTGGGGACCTTTGGGTGATGTTCAGTTACAGGTGGAACTACAACAATTTGCAATGGCAAAACTCAGTACATGTGttgtgtgggtaggtgggtgtttgcctgcatctatgtgtacatatgtgcctATCCcatgtccacagaggtcagaagagggtgttaaatACCCCATTAATTAGAGTTGCAGATAGCTGTTAgcagccacgtgggtgctgggaatcagacttgggtcctctggaagagcagctagtgagTGCCCTAAGCACTGGCCATCCCTACAGACCTGTcaacacatactttaaaaagaaatgtacctTTATTACTCAGCACAGAGTTAACAAGGATTAAAATCAAACCTTACCGCATAGGATATGAGTGTGTTAAGGGGACAGTCAATGGATAAACTAATAGATGACCAAACTACATACATACCAAAGTAAGGTTTACTGTTTGATctcattttcctatttgtttcaCATAGAATTTGGGGATCCCAATGTTTGGAAATTTTACTAAAAcctggcttttctgttttcatatggATAACTCTTAAATACAAGTAGCATGTCTTTCAACAAACACTCCATCTACATTActtatatgggtatatatattacataagtaAACAAGAATTTAGATATATGCATTTATCAACATATTTTAATGAGTAAGTCAGTTCAAGGCCACTCAAGAATTTAAGAATAGAATAGGGCAGGCTCTTTTTggatcctgagtgctgggggctgaggagatagcttGTCAGCTAAAAGCCTTCACTAGCTGCTTtgccagagggcctgggttcaattccggGCGCCTACACagcagcccacaaccatctataactctccAGTCTCAAGAGAGACTCTCTAGCTTCCAAGGGCACTGTATGCCCACAGAACATAGACAAAATGCccaattatataaattaaaaaaaaacttagaccACTGGTGAAAAGAGCAATAGTAGTggcagaaaggagaaagcagaaatcTGCTCCAATttactgaagagatgactcagttccAAGTCAACCAGTGCATTGTGGCACACACTCTCAAACCCAGAATTCCTGAGGCAAAGGatagatctctaagtttgaggccagcctagtcaatacagtgagttccagatagTAAGAGGTACAaatagagaccctgcctcaaaaacttaATCAGTACGTTATTTTCTGTGTGCCAATTACATCGGCTAATTAGGCTCAATGCCTTCCAAAGATTTGTAACACACTTCCTGTAACTAACACTCATTGTAGCAATAGTTATAATAAACACTACTATAGAAAATAACATTCTCCAGGGAACAGGTGATGTGATATACAGTCTTGTAGCTTGGGGCCCTAAATAACTTAAAACATACAGCACAGTGAACAGTAAAGAAATGTCTTCACCACTGCCCCATCGGAGAATGTACTTCATCAAGTACAGTGCACTAAAGAGTTTTACATAGGAAAGGTTCACAGTCTTTCCTCTGGGAAGATACAACTAGAAGAAATCAAATAGTTTGTGTTTGTGGAGATCCCTCAGGCCAGATCCAAGGAATGAGACAAACCTTATATTAGACTATTTTTCACAATTCTCTAACACCTGTACAAACATTACTTATTTACTTAAAGGCCAGCTTCCAAGCTATGAATGAGAAATCACAGACCTGTCATCTAAAAACTCATTTGCTTTTACCTGAGTCTGGCATAGCTCAGTCCAAAGTTTGGGGAACAGTGCAAGATGAAGTGGCAAGCCTTCATAGGCAACCAGGACACctaatatttaagaaatacaaaaaaaaaaatcataacaggTTATAAGTTATACTGCTGAGTTACTGAACTGCAGATATAATACTGTTAACTATCTCTGTTATCTCTGGCTTGAATTGCACATTGCTTGCATacttagaatatatataaaaatacttacaggagaattcatttcagtgttttaagcagtacaataatttaaaatgtggAATTGTGATTTTATTCATACACCCTTGAATCTCATTCCCAGAGGGATCTAAGACAACTTCAACCAGCTGTTTGTTTCTGAGTACTGGTACTTATCAGTACTCAGAGAAGATTAAAGTAACTGCAAGTGGTTTTCAAAGCTTCTTGGAAAGGAAGCACTCGGTACATTAGAAACTTTGTGAGGTGTTACATTCAGAAGGAACTGAGAGAAGGTAAGGAGAACTACATTCCAGAgcattccatttcttcctctcttgttttctgtgtgtacTTAAGTAAACACTGCTCTAAATCTACTACGGTCTTCTTGCCTTGTCCTCAGGATGTTCTGGGTAGATCAGATTTAGGACTGTCAATGATTGCTCTTAGGACCCTCctctgtgcatgtgcgtgcatatgagcgtgtatatgtgtgttttcctgggTTTTGAAACCAGGGGCTCAGGCACATAAGATAGAGCTACAATCCAAGTCCTGAAGCCTCCAATTTTAATTTCTAGATGTTGAATAGATAATTCAGtatgttcctccttccctctaccctcttccctctctgatAAAGGCTGCAATGTCAGGTCCCTCCATAAAAGTTTTTTCACCCTCAAGAAAAAATAACTACAAAGAATTAGTAGGATATAAACTTCTAGTTAAAAACTATGGGTTGGATTGCGAGTGAGTAGGTTTTCGGTGGAGAGCAAACAGTGGCTTTGAGGCCATAGGATGCCTACTGCAGATACTCAAATCTATGAAGACAGTACCCAGTGGCAAAGAAGGCAGCAAATTGAACAAGCATGGCCAGTTCCAATTACAACTTAACTGAAACTAAAATTTGAATCACAATTTTCATGTGTTAAAAAACATTCTATTCTAAttttcataatatataaatatgaacccTACCCTTAGCAGATCGCTATTAGCTTTTTAAGAACTCCTGGTAGGTGGGACCAAGGCTTTGAGATCTTTAAAACAGCAGATCACACACTTAGGGATCTTTTTCAGAATTAAGCCTATTTATTAGTCCCCTGTAAAGACATTTCTCATCTTTTATTCTAACCTAATCTAGATGAGGCTGGAAGCATTTATCCACAATAGCATGTATAAATGAGCCATCAAACTAGTGGCTACAGGGATTGGTTTCCATAGTTGTGACTGACCATGAAATAAGTGTTGGCAAAATATGACCCTTGGGCCAAGTCTGATGCTACCTGTTTTATGACTGGGTGAGTTAAGAAAAGCCTTTACTTTGTATTTAACTATGACACCATGGTCTCTTGATCCAAAGCCCAAGCTGGTTTTGAAACTCAcagtcctcttgtctctgcctcaagGGTGTGGGATTATAGGTGTTGGACTCCTAGACCTGagagcttttatattttaaaggatcaataaagataaaaacattaaaataaataatgataacaaGCCAAAGAACATGTGAACTTAAGCATGTGGCTTATAGAGCCTGTTACTAGTATCCAGATTTTCAGTTTGCCAGTCAGTGCCCAGACTACTGCTGGGATATAAACtctcatcaatcaatcaatcaatcaatcaatcaatcaatcaatcaatcaatctctgtctatctgtctatctgtgtatgtatgtaggtaggtgGTGGGGTGAGAGAAGGGGATGATTTCTGCTCTTTCTCCTGAGACAGGTTCTAGTACAACCAAAGTCGGCCCTGACTGCCTGATGCTCTTGCCTCCAACTCCTAAGTGGAGATATATAGACACACAGTACCCTGCTCAGcttgtttccttttcttgaaTGAAGGAAGATCTTTTAGGCTCAGAGTGGGTTTGTAATAGTCTCAAGATTCACCCCCACGCCTGTTAGTTACAAGCATCCCACAGTTATCTAATCTTAATGCCCATACCTTTCCAATAATCTACATTTATGTACTCACTCCCATCCTCTGGGACCACTGCTCATCTTCACATTTATCTGTACCATTGTTTACTAAATGCCTTCCCCACCACACTTTACAGGGATCAAGCCAGGGCCTTAGGCATGCTCAGTGGAATGCTCTTCCATTGAGCTTCTTCTCAGGCTTGAGAGCTCATTCAATGAACTCTGGACAACACTATGCCACCAGTATTGGCACCTTCTAGTTCCTTTAACTCCCTCTCAAACTGCTTCCTCTGAAAAGAAGGTTGTTCCTTCAAAGGAACAGGATTTCTGAAACTTCTCAAATTTTCACAATGGGGATGAGTGAGAAACCAATGTTCTCTTAACTCTACATACTTCTCCTTGTTATCTGTCTCACTGACTGGGTACAACACACGGAGAAGCAGTCACTAAACCCTCAGGTTCATGTCTTTATCTTTTAccctgtttgtctgtgtgcacgAGCAGAGtacagaagtgggcatcagatctcttagaGAACGAGTtgcacaggtggttgtgagctgcctaacatGGTGGGTGTTAGGAGCCAACACCCACCAGCCTTCTGCAAAAACAGTATGCTGAACCACTTCTTTAGCCTCAGGTGCATGTCTAGGCTTTCCCTCAGTAAATAGAATGGTACATCTAAAATAAACTGTATTCTGCATAGCTTATCTTTCTTTACTCTGTGACTTACAGGCATTCTCGAGCAAGGTCCATACTGTGCCCCATTCCTCACTCAAAAATGGCTATAAATACAGCATTTCTCTGTCTGAGCACCTGAGACTGTAGAAGTCACTGTGTGGTTAGTCAGTAAAACCTTTCTAGTTGCTTTTGTAGGGAAAATGGTATGATTGTAGTCAGGATAAAATATTTCATAGTCACAATTTCTTCTATAGCAGTGTCATTCCCACCCATGGTTATCTTAGGGTAGCAGTGGCATCAGTTAGTGGATAAAAGCTATAATCAAGACACCTTAGGCAAAAAAATACCCATTATCTAATAGAGTTCCTCTTCTAATTTCATACCCACTAAGTAACCTACTGACTGTGGAATAGTCAGACACCCTTATCAGTTCCTCTGCAGATGAA from Mastomys coucha isolate ucsf_1 unplaced genomic scaffold, UCSF_Mcou_1 pScaffold22, whole genome shotgun sequence includes:
- the LOC116071061 gene encoding activator of 90 kDa heat shock protein ATPase homolog 2 isoform X2, with product MAKWGQGDPRWIVEEREDGTNVNNWHWTERDATVWSKGKLRELLVGIAMENEAGRCEISELKQVEGEASCNSRKGKLIFFYEWNIKLAWKGTVKESGAKHKGLIEIPSLSEENEVNDTEVNVSKKKGDGEILKDLMRTTGTAKVREALGEYLKALKTEFTTGMILPTKAVATQELTLQRKLTENTLQASPVALGVRIPTVALHLTELFDTTVEQLYSIFTVKELVQKFSKSPAALEAEKGGKFQMFDGNITGEYVELVTNRKIIMKWRCRNWPEEHYATVELNFVPAPGQTELQLDCKGVPVCKEENTKFCWQKQYFEEIKVRHFGIREG
- the LOC116071061 gene encoding activator of 90 kDa heat shock protein ATPase homolog 2 isoform X1; this encodes MWGGAGCGERAAGAGQAVAGAARGGDFWHFLGAAGVRLTDLLAGNPRAPVTRALVVSAAMAKWGQGDPRWIVEEREDGTNVNNWHWTERDATVWSKGKLRELLVGIAMENEAGRCEISELKQVEGEASCNSRKGKLIFFYEWNIKLAWKGTVKESGAKHKGLIEIPSLSEENEVNDTEVNVSKKKGDGEILKDLMRTTGTAKVREALGEYLKALKTEFTTGMILPTKAVATQELTLQRKLTENTLQASPVALGVRIPTVALHLTELFDTTVEQLYSIFTVKELVQKFSKSPAALEAEKGGKFQMFDGNITGEYVELVTNRKIIMKWRCRNWPEEHYATVELNFVPAPGQTELQLDCKGVPVCKEENTKFCWQKQYFEEIKGLLQLTTQNA
- the LOC116071061 gene encoding activator of 90 kDa heat shock protein ATPase homolog 2 isoform X3; this encodes MWGGAGCGERAAGAGQAVAGAARGGDFWHFLGAAGVRLTDLLAGNPRAPVTRALVVSAAMAKWGQGDPRWIVEEREDGTNVNNWHWTERDATVWSKGKLRELLVGIAMENEAGRCEISELKQVEGEASCNSRKGKLIFFYEWNIKLAWKGTVKESGAKHKGLIEIPSLSEENEVNDTEVNVSKKKGDGEILKDLMRTTGTAKVREALGEYLKALKTEFTTGMILPTKAVATQELTLQRKLTENTLQASPVALGVRIPTVALHLTELFDTTVEQLYSIFTVKELVQKFSKSPAALEAEKGGKFQMFDGNITGEYVELVTNRKIIMKWRCRNWPEAPGFFPRTLCNS
- the LOC116071061 gene encoding activator of 90 kDa heat shock protein ATPase homolog 2 isoform X4; translated protein: MENEAGRCEISELKQVEGEASCNSRKGKLIFFYEWNIKLAWKGTVKESGAKHKGLIEIPSLSEENEVNDTEVNVSKKKGDGEILKDLMRTTGTAKVREALGEYLKALKTEFTTGMILPTKAVATQELTLQRKLTENTLQASPVALGVRIPTVALHLTELFDTTVEQLYSIFTVKELVQKFSKSPAALEAEKGGKFQMFDGNITGEYVELVTNRKIIMKWRCRNWPEEHYATVELNFVPAPGQTELQLDCKGVPVCKEENTKFCWQKQYFEEIKGLLQLTTQNA